CCGGCGGTTATGTTCCGGCGCTCTCGGAGGTCTTCGCCTCGACCGAACGGACCGGGCTCTGGGTCGACGACTGCGAAGTGCTGCGGCTGCATTATTATTGGACCATCAAGGCCTGGCGCGAGAATTTCGAGGCCGTGCGCGACCAGGTGGTCGCCATGCAGGGCGAGCGTTTCGCGCGCATGTGGGAATTCTACCTGGCTGCCGTCGAGCTCGGCTTCCTGCACGGCTCCAACATGGTCTACCAGCTGCTGCTGTCGGACACGCGCGACGCGGTGCCGGTGCAGCGCGATTTCATCACGGCGGCGGAAGCCGCGCTGAAGCCCCGCGAAACGAGGCTGCCATGGTCGTCCACCTGATCATTTCCGGCCGCGTCCAGGGCGTCGGTTATCGCCAGTGGCTGAGCCGCCACGCCGCGGCGCGCGGTGTCCAGGGCTGGGTGCGCAATCGCCGCGACGAGACCGTCGAGGCGGTGCTGTCAGGCGACGAGGCCGCGGTCGAAGCCACCATCAACGAGGCGATGAACGGCCCGCTCGGCGCCAAGGTCGACCGCATCGACCGGCGCGAGGTGGCGGAGGCCGACGCCAAAGGGCTTACCCAGGGTTTCGATATCCGCCCGACGCTCTGAACGAGCGCCGGCCTCGACCCTCCCGCGTCTTCGCGGGAGAGGGTTTACGCGCGCGGGG
This portion of the Phreatobacter stygius genome encodes:
- a CDS encoding acylphosphatase produces the protein MVVHLIISGRVQGVGYRQWLSRHAAARGVQGWVRNRRDETVEAVLSGDEAAVEATINEAMNGPLGAKVDRIDRREVAEADAKGLTQGFDIRPTL